A window from Streptomyces sp. NBC_00271 encodes these proteins:
- a CDS encoding zinc-dependent alcohol dehydrogenase, producing MKAAVVRAFGEPLVIEDRPDPEPGPGQVRVRVEASGLCHTDIHAAHGDWPVKPNPPFVPGHEGVGLVERLGDGVTHLSVGQRVAVPWLGKACGRCEHCLSGWETLCEQQINTGYGCDGGYAEKMLAWADFAQPVPDGVTAVDAAPLTCAGVTTYKALKVAGVRPAQLVAISGVGGLGHLAVQYAKIAGVSVAAIDVTDEKLELATALGADLVIDARKDDVGEVLKRHGGAHAAIALAVNEAAFAAVNSGLRRGGKLVMVALPAHGTIQVPIFDTVLNGTSVIGSIVGTRQDLAEVFQLHATGQTKVISETRPLTSVNESIVDVLRGEIKARIVFDLGTGR from the coding sequence ATGAAGGCAGCCGTTGTACGAGCCTTCGGTGAACCCCTGGTCATCGAGGACCGGCCCGACCCCGAGCCCGGCCCCGGCCAGGTCCGCGTCCGTGTCGAGGCCTCCGGACTGTGCCACACCGACATCCACGCCGCCCACGGCGACTGGCCCGTCAAGCCCAACCCGCCGTTCGTGCCCGGCCACGAGGGCGTCGGCCTCGTCGAGAGGCTCGGCGACGGCGTCACACACCTGTCCGTCGGCCAGCGCGTCGCCGTGCCGTGGCTCGGCAAGGCCTGTGGGCGGTGCGAGCACTGCCTGTCCGGCTGGGAGACGCTGTGCGAGCAGCAGATCAACACCGGGTACGGCTGCGACGGTGGCTACGCCGAGAAGATGCTGGCCTGGGCCGACTTCGCCCAGCCGGTACCTGACGGCGTGACCGCCGTGGACGCCGCTCCGCTCACCTGCGCCGGCGTGACCACGTACAAGGCGCTCAAGGTCGCCGGCGTGCGGCCCGCCCAGCTCGTCGCGATCTCGGGTGTCGGCGGGCTCGGCCACCTGGCGGTGCAGTACGCGAAGATCGCCGGGGTCAGCGTCGCCGCGATCGACGTCACCGACGAGAAGCTCGAACTCGCCACCGCGCTCGGCGCCGACCTCGTCATCGACGCCCGCAAGGACGACGTCGGCGAGGTTCTCAAGCGGCACGGCGGCGCGCACGCGGCCATCGCGCTCGCGGTCAACGAGGCCGCCTTCGCCGCCGTCAACTCCGGTCTGCGGCGCGGTGGGAAGCTCGTGATGGTGGCACTGCCCGCGCACGGCACGATCCAGGTCCCGATCTTCGACACCGTGCTGAACGGCACCTCGGTGATCGGCTCGATCGTGGGCACCCGGCAGGACCTCGCCGAGGTCTTCCAGCTGCACGCCACAGGACAGACCAAGGTCATCTCCGAGACCCGTCCGCTGACCTCCGTCAACGAGTCCATCGTCGACGTGCTGCGCGGCGAGATCAAGGCCCGGATCGTCTTCGACCTCGGTACGGGACGGTGA
- a CDS encoding universal stress protein — translation MVRTVVAGLDGSPESRAAAEWAAREAKLRGLPLKLVQVWEPVPAPMAQAPLLGAETHQHWTERIPREAADSIRLRHPGVDVTVEQVTGTPADALVSSAKDAELLVLGSRGLSGVGGFLVGSVGFSVVAHAELPVVLVRADEQASDEDEMDPTGIPSAATPYPPVVLGLDADNPADAVIEFAFAETARRGTSLRVVYGWNLPPYYAYGLAMDAGLNDELSREETTALTEALRPWRRKHPAIEVVLEPRVGSAAAHLVDASPEACLVVIGRRIRRGALGAHIGPVAHGVLHHATAPVAVVAHH, via the coding sequence ATGGTCCGCACTGTTGTTGCAGGTCTCGACGGTTCGCCCGAAAGTCGTGCCGCCGCCGAATGGGCGGCCCGCGAGGCGAAGCTGCGCGGTCTGCCGCTGAAGCTGGTCCAGGTCTGGGAGCCGGTGCCGGCGCCGATGGCGCAGGCACCGCTGCTCGGTGCCGAGACCCACCAGCACTGGACCGAGCGGATTCCCCGCGAGGCGGCCGACAGCATCCGGCTGCGTCATCCCGGCGTGGACGTGACCGTGGAGCAGGTGACCGGCACGCCCGCGGACGCGCTGGTGTCGTCGGCGAAGGACGCCGAACTGCTGGTCCTCGGCTCCCGCGGGCTGAGCGGCGTCGGCGGTTTCCTCGTCGGTTCCGTCGGCTTCTCCGTCGTCGCGCACGCCGAGCTGCCTGTCGTTTTGGTCCGGGCCGACGAACAGGCTTCCGACGAGGACGAGATGGATCCGACGGGCATCCCGTCGGCCGCCACCCCGTACCCGCCCGTGGTCCTCGGCCTCGACGCCGACAACCCAGCCGACGCAGTGATCGAGTTCGCGTTCGCCGAGACCGCCCGGCGCGGCACCAGCCTGCGGGTCGTCTACGGCTGGAACCTGCCGCCGTACTACGCCTACGGCCTCGCGATGGACGCGGGCCTGAACGACGAGCTCTCCCGCGAGGAGACCACGGCCCTCACCGAGGCCCTGCGCCCCTGGCGGCGGAAGCACCCCGCCATCGAGGTCGTCCTGGAGCCCCGCGTCGGCAGCGCGGCAGCCCACTTGGTGGACGCCTCCCCCGAGGCCTGTCTGGTCGTCATCGGCCGCCGGATCCGCCGCGGCGCGCTCGGCGCCCACATCGGCCCGGTCGCCCACGGCGTCCTGCACCACGCCACCGCCCCGGTGGCCGTCGTCGCACACCACTGA